From Thermotoga sp., one genomic window encodes:
- a CDS encoding amino acid ABC transporter ATP-binding protein produces the protein MKGTVLKIEGLHKFFGKLHVLRGIDLEVKKGEVISIIGPSGSGKSTLLRCINLLEEYQEGKIYFKGELITHKNINQIRSSIGMVFQQFNLFPHLSVLDNLILAPTKVKNMPKEEAIEKAKKLLERVGLIDKINEKPGNLSGGQQQRVAIARALMMNPELMLFDEPTSALDPELVKEVLDVIKDLAQTGMTMLIVTHEMKFARDVSDHVIFMDEGKIVESGPPEKIFSSPESERTREFLGHFLSV, from the coding sequence TCGGAAAACTCCATGTGCTCAGGGGAATCGATCTCGAGGTGAAAAAGGGTGAAGTGATATCGATAATAGGGCCAAGCGGCAGCGGAAAGAGTACTCTCCTTCGCTGTATAAACTTGCTCGAGGAATATCAGGAGGGGAAAATCTATTTCAAGGGAGAACTCATAACTCACAAGAACATAAACCAGATAAGAAGCTCCATCGGGATGGTCTTCCAGCAGTTCAACCTCTTTCCACACCTTTCCGTTCTGGACAACCTCATACTGGCACCAACAAAGGTGAAGAACATGCCGAAAGAAGAAGCCATCGAGAAGGCAAAAAAACTTCTGGAGAGAGTGGGGCTCATCGACAAGATAAACGAAAAGCCGGGAAATCTCTCCGGCGGTCAGCAGCAGAGAGTGGCGATAGCAAGAGCCCTCATGATGAATCCTGAGCTTATGCTCTTCGATGAACCAACGTCCGCACTGGATCCGGAACTCGTGAAGGAGGTGCTGGACGTCATAAAGGATCTTGCGCAGACGGGCATGACCATGCTGATCGTGACACACGAAATGAAGTTCGCACGAGATGTCTCCGATCATGTCATCTTCATGGATGAAGGGAAGATCGTCGAGAGTGGGCCTCCGGAGAAGATCTTCTCTAGTCCTGAGAGCGAGAGGACGCGGGAATTTCTTGGACACTTTCTTTCAGTTTGA